ATGTCGTGGCAGGCTGGTGTGAGGGAGCTGCTGGGAATTTTCTGAGCTATTGGAACTCGACCCCCGCTGGCTCTCAAGCACTGCCACCCATCCTGAGCTGGTGCTGGTGGATTCCACTGTAACGGTTTGCCAGACAAATGCCTGTTGCTTTCGTCACCACAAATACTCCTTTTTCAGGGAGAGGGAAATTGGGACTGTGGACAACAGGGCCCCACAGCCCGACAGCCTGGGTGTGAGCCCTAATGTTGCACTTCCTTGCAGGGGAGCCCGGAAAGCCCACCCTGGACTCAGGGTGCACAGGGCTGAGGGTGACATCATCACGTGTCGTCCTGTCCCTGGCCGTCAGCCACACTGACAGATCATCTTGTGCTGTCCTTGAACTCAGCCAGGAAGCAGCACAGACGTGGCTCTGGCCTGACATGATCCTGACCAGGTGCATTTGCTCATCCTCAGCCACTCAAGCTTGTCCACTGCCCACCTTCAAAGCCGCTGGGGGCTGCCAGCCCTGGAATGAGCTGGTCGGTTCCCCGCCACCCTCTCCCGCTTCCTCCTCCCCCTGGAGAGCTCTTGATGGAGTTGCCAGCACGGTTTCCATAAACAAGAGGAACTCTTTGTCTCACCAAGCCCCAATTTTGGAGGTCCTGAGAATTCTTTAAGCAGGAGGAAATCCTCTCTCTTACAGTCCGAGCACATGTTTTGGATAGATTTTGCAGCTGCCCCCTTAAAATTGTCTCCCCAATGTTGCCTTTCAAGTACTTGTCCAAATTCTTGGACCAAGGAAGATTAAAGATGGGTCATGCTCCACTCTTGTCAGCTCCTTTTTTCCTCTGAAAAGCTGCCCCAGCTTTCTGGGACTCAAGGGATGCCTGATTTTACAGCATGttctaataataataactgcAGTTATGGGATTTGCCACGGGTCAGACGCCGGACTGGATACTTTATCTGCATCATCTCCTTTAATATCCACAGTACCTCTTTTGGATCATAATGGTTTTATCCTCATTTGGCATCTGTGAAAAGGGCTGGTAACATCCCCAAGGACACAGAGCCAGCAGAGGTCAGAGCTGAGATTCATGTGTGAATCCAGAGCCCTTGTCTTCTCACCACGTTAAGCTGTTGTTGTgtggaacaaacagaaaaactctCCTTGATAAAAGAAGCGCGGCGACTGCGGCGGCTTCCATCGCCCTCGCGCAGAGTCACGGCACGTCAGTGTGCTGGAAGCCCTGACTGTCTTACAGGGAACAGACCTGCTTAATTTTGCTTCAAGAAAACttccaaattctttttaaaaactgaacacTTATTCTTACTGTGTAATTTGCAACTGGGCTTTCACTTGATCATCTTAGGTCACGAGTGTTTCGGGGAACACACTTTAAGAAACACTACATTTGGCAACTTCCTTCTTTCCGAGACTTGGGGATGCTTCTGGTCATGATGACATAACAGGTGGGCTTCCCTTCCGCTGTAAGCAGCGATAAACACCAGACCAAATATGTGCAACTCCTGGTTTCAGTTGTTGGACAGCAGGCAGCTCAGTACTGTGATCCCTAAGGAGAAAAGCAAGGCAAGGCGAGTCCTAAGAGGGCAGTGAGTGTGTCCCAAGGGGTTGGACAGGGCGGGGCTGTTGGCGCATCCTCGGGACCTGATCATGGGCCCAGGATGGGGGGGTGCCTCTGAGGATGCTGACCGGAGCCCCCGGGAGCGGGGCGGGCCTGGTGGGGAGGGGGTCGTCTTCCCGGGAGTGTGTGGGGAGACTGCGAACCTCTCCACCCGCCCCCCTCGGCTGAGGCCTCGGCACAGGCTGACAATGGAAATGCTTGCGCAGAGAAACGCCTCTAATCAGGTGGCTCGTGTTCTTCTGCAGAGGAGGTGGTGGCAGCGGCTAATTTCGGGACTTGTTTGAATGGGGGTAATTGCGGGGAGTTGCCAGTGTTCTGGGTTGTTCCcttgagggagggagcagggggcGCCCATCGCGGGCTCTGCTGagcactgccccctgctggcaGTGCGGTGACGCCCCAGCGGGGTGGCGCCCCTCAGGCTGGCAGAGCAAGGGTGGGGAGAGGCTGTCACAGGATCCCAGAGGTCAGGTGACCCGATGCTCCTTCACAGATGGGAAACAGATGCAGAGGGCAAGGGACGGGTCCAGGGGCACGCGCTGGGCCAGGCTGCTCGGCCCCAGCCAACAGTCCGGCCGTCCCCCACATTGGCCGTGCCGCCTTCCCTGCCTCGGCCCCCAGAGTgcatcaggggtccccaggctgGGGCAAATGTGCGTCAGGACCCTTCTTCTCTCTGCCTGTAGGAGACCAGCGCAGCGGTGGGGTCACCGAGGCCAGCAGCCTCCTGGGGGGCTCTCCGCGGCGGCCGTGTGGCCGGAAGGGCTCCCCGTACCACACGGGGCAGCTGCACCCTGCGGTGCGCGTGGCCGACCTGCTGCAGCACATCAACCAGATGAAGACCGAGGGCTACGGCTTCAAGCAGGAGTACGAGGTGCCGGCCAGTCCCCCCAGGACCTCCTGCCACAGTCCACCCGGTTCCTCTCACCGTGGGTCCTGACCCTGGTCTGACTTCAGCCCAACCCTGATCATCAGCCTATATCCCCTTTTTGTCTTGACCCTGACCCTCAACCTAATCCCAGACTGACCTGGACGCTCATCCTATCACTGAGTTGAGCTTGATTTTGAATCTCATTCCCGTCTTCATGGGGACATTGACCATGACCCTTATTCTAACCCTAATCTGACCCAAACATTACTTTCTGACTTTTTCCTTGGATTTCATCCTAACACTTATCTGAATTTTGACCCTTGTCCTAAacctctcttcctctcattcccctgAACTTTGACCTTCTTCCTAACCCCATCacttcccactcccaccccacttcGGGTTTTAGACCCTGGTCTCTTGCTGATTAAATTCACTGTCACTTTCCCTCCAGGCCCAACATTGGCCCCAGACCCATCCTTCACTGTGGCTCAGACGCTGAACCTGCTCTATCCCAGCTGCGGACCCAACCACTGCTTTACTTCCTTgcgagcttttttttttttttttgctttaaatgaaatctttttgaagtatatcattcacacatgaacaaacataaacaataaatgtatagtaaaagttgtgaacttagaaaacaaacatgcatattatcatacaaggctcccatacatcacctcaccacaccttgcattgttgtgaaacatttgttacaaactatgaaagagcatcgtaaaaatattactattgatggagttggactcagatatgacctctctacacatgcctcttctatcacttttactgaatctgtggttggtgctggggttgctatatacccaggagacttcagtcTCTGAACTGgtcatgtgccaactgggccctgaacctcagcagagttgcagctcctactctctggtttgttggacttgcacaggtcggctaacagggaggtgaaggtggtcaaccaccacaacagggaatggagagtgcctaccactccaagcaggagaatcgtatccatcaaccatgtggcatctaagccccctctcaatttagaggtggagaggacatcaccgacccagggtccacaggatggaggaataaaatatggattagagtgaacttactggtattctactatagaactattgtaattagtaatggaagaaattgtagcattgagccagagaaggtggccacagtagttgctgagggcaaggagggggaagtagagatgaaataaggggacatttttgggacttggagttgtcctaaatgatattgcagggacggacactggacaatatatattcttccataacccactgaatgtactgggggagagtgtaaacgacaatgtaaactataatccatgcagtgcagcagagctccaaaatgtattcactaaatgtaatgaatgggccacaataaggaaagaggttgttgatgtgggaggagtggggcagtgagaagtggggtatgtgggaacctcttatattttttaatgtaacattttttgtgatttccatatcttttttaaaaaagacaatttattatttaaaaaataaataaaagaaaaaagtattactactaactatagcctgtatcttacatttggtgtacttttccctcaacccacccaattattaacactgtattagtataatacatttgttatagttcatgaaagaacattctcatatttgtcctgttaaccacagtccatcttccaccattgCACTCCCTGCGATATACagcccatgctttgtacaatccattcaaagtgtacactcagtggctctcactgtCATCATTGAGTTGTGctatcatctcagtcaattttagaacgtttccATTACTTCAAAAAGCAAAAGCCCATAGTCCCTTATACCCCCCTATAGTTGTCTCTTGAAATTGatataatattttctttgccattgctgcaaaaatattataattttactgttaactatcatccataagttacattcattgtaattttcctgtctatcaccatattcttaacactttttaaagaagaacattcttatatttatacttttaaccacaatcttcacccaccactgaaatcactgttacacataCCCTATATTAGTCTCtaatttcctttcaattgatattttcGTCCACAGACTATCCCTTTCCGCCACACCTTGTGGAGCTTCTTGGAGACTGGGAGGCCATGAAGAAAGACTAGCTCAAGGCAGCGGGCAGGAGCCCATGCCGGCCTCTCAGTCTTGTGAAAGGGCCTGGAGCCTGGCGGAATGGGCGGTAGAGGATCAGAGAGGGACAGAGCAGGGACCTCTCCCCAGCTGACACTAACCTTAACCTAGATACTATACCCTCACCTCACAGCAGTCTAGATACACTGAGGtttgcatccccaccccccactcactAGGCATGTGACCTGGGGCTGtcaccccacccctctcagaccccAGAGGGCTCTTATGGGgataaaatagaagacatggaTGTGAAGCATGGATTAGCTACTCAGTGAATGACAGCTGCTACCCTTATTGTTACCGTCGTTATTTGCCACCTGCTGGACTAAACATTAGTCCATGCTAGGAAGGGTCAAGTATGGCTGTACTTCTACTTCTGCACTACCATGCCGTTGGCCTCCACCTCAGCGCATCACCCCTGCCTCAATCTTGAGCTTGCTCTGCCCTTCTCAGACCCCCTAGTGCCCTGGCTGGAAGTCTCCAGGTCCCcgttccctcccccttcctcatATTACCCACCGTCCCCCGCTCCAGTAAGAACACATCATCCGCAAGGCAAGCCTGTGCAGAGGGGCCACCATCCCTCTGCTAAAGAGAGTTGCGAGGCTCATGCACATGCGTGTATAAGTGTCTGCACACAACAGTATATGCCTGTGTATTCTTCATGTGTATGAATGTGAGTCATGTACATTCAAGGGTTTtgcatgtgtgtacatgtatgcATGTGTGGGGCCCTGTTGTGTTATGTGcatggtatgtgtgtgtgagggagTATGTGTGGACATGTGTTGTGTGCTTTGTGTATGGTGGGTGTCTATGTACATGTGTTTGTGGGTTCTCTGTGCTGTGGGCCAAGTAGGAAGGCCCTGCCTGGGGAAAAACTTGCACTACCAGGAAGGGCTTCCAgacagaagaggaggaggaattAAAAGTGCAGGCTCTGAAGTCAGAtaaatctgggttcaaatcctaattTGCCCTATGAGACCTTCAGCCACTTATACTACCTCTCCAAGCCTCTTCATGCTCATAAAATGAAGCTAGCAGcattttatcctcacaacagcccCGTGGCATAAGCATGCGATTATCCCATTTTGCCGATGAGAAAAGCTGAGGCTGAGAGATAGAGTGGCTTGCCTAGAGCTACCCCTGAGCCAGGAGGCAGCACGCCGCCCGAGGGCTGCACCGGGCCGGGTGACCTCGCAGGGCTGCCTGCCGCCTGCCCTGTGTCCATCTCCCTCCCAGCGTGACCTTGGCCAGGGCTCGTTCTAGGCCTTGACTTCTCCATCCACAGGACAAAGCTAAGAGCTGCCGCTGTGCCCCACTCGTGAGGCTGAGGAGCCCACCAGCCTCACGCCACATGGACACTGAACTCGGTCACGCCACCGCTGGACGTGGAGGAGCGCAGCATCGCCCTGCTGCCCCGCAGCCACGACAGAACCGCAGCATGGACGTCCTGCTGCCTGGCCACTGCCTGCCCCTCCTCATCTCCACCCACAGGGACCCCAACAGCTACATCAACGTGGCCCTGACTGACGTGAGGATCCCCCTTCCAGCCCCGTCCTGGGGACTGAGAGAGCAGGGCTGAGGGTGATCCCCTCCCCAACAGAGACCTGCCAGTCGGGGCTCCCGGGGCAGCCCCCTCGGAATGCCCACCAACACAGGGAACTGGAAAGGGGCTGTGAGGCCCTCCCGGCCCTGAGAGTCGCTGAGCTGGGCGGCTCGTGCCAGGgaagccctgcctcctcctggggTCCCTTGGCTCCCCAAGCCCAGCCACAAGGCTCCTGTTGGCCCAGAAACCAGGGGCCCTGATTCTCAGATGACAGCGACGTGCCTGGGGTCAGCTGAGGTCTGTTTGGGGTGGTCACGTCTGCAGGGAGCCCCGTCGGGCACCCAGGCGTGGGCTCTGGAGCCTGGCTGGGCTTGACGTTGAGAAGCTGCCGGGCAGGCCGCCTCTAAGTCCTCTGGGGAGGGGAGGCTGGTGGACCCGAAAGGGGCCCtctcatttctctcccctgccccttgcAAAGGGTAAGTCAAGGTTGTGTCAGGGTCCAAATCAGGGCAAAACCAGAAGAACCTAGACAAGGGCCAAGGGCCCGGGAGCCTGTGCCAGCCCCTGGGGTCAGAAGACAGGCAGGGGTGGGGACCAGGAGATGGGTTTTGTAGGAGAAGAACAACAGGAGAGGGAGGGGCATGGCACGGAATGGGGCAAGGCAGGACCTCAGGGTGAGGCTTGGGGCTGGAGCACCCAGAGCTGGGCCCACCTGGTAGCACAGGGCCAGGGAGGGGGAGCAGTCAGTGCCATCACTGGTCTAGGGCCCAGGGCTGGGGTCTCGGTGATAAACAGGTAAGTGTGGGAAGGAGTGTCAGGAGCTGATCAGTGAAGAAGAGCCAGCAGCAGGGGAAGGGTTAACGGGACTCCTGTTTAACAGCTTCAGGACCCTGGGCAAGTCAGCGCCCTCTCCAGGCCTGGGTTTCTTGCCTGTAAAACTGGGAAGACCCTGTTAGGATCACATGAGACCGTGATTGTTAAAGGCCTGCAGGCCAGAAGGACTCAGTTTACACCCACAGCAGAGAGGGGCTCCAAAGAGACACTGCTGGGGAGGAGAGTCCAGCTGCCCAAGCCAGCCCATTCCCAGCCCCAGGCTTCCTCGCGGGGTGGAGCGGAAGAGGAATGGGTTAGGGTGAATCCCGATCCCTCCTGGCTCTGCCACAGacttgctatgtgaccttgggcaggacACCTCTTCCTGACCCTTGATTTCTTTATATGAAACTGGTCTGGTAGGCTCTCTGGCTCTTGGCTGTAGTGATTCTAGTCACACACTGGCtgactctgtgcctcagtttctccattggCCAGGGGCTATGACTCCACAATCCAACATCGTTTCATCTGAATTAGGATGAGTTGGGCGGTTATGACCTTCCAGCCTTCCCGTTGACAACATCCCTTTGCAGCAGGTGACAGTTCTAGCGTGCTCCTTGGACAGGGCTCTCCTGAGGATTTCGGGGAGACTACGGGGAAGCTGCAGTCGGCCTCCCAGGAGCCTTAGTCCACGCAAGGAGGAGAGAGACCCATGGCATCCTCAGCAGTAACTCCACTGGGGAGGGGGCTCTTCAGGTTTGCAGGTGACAGGGTCTTGGAGGAAGAGCGGGCGTGATGGAGCAGAGTGCGGAAGAAATCCCTGCGGGCCAGAGCTGCGGATTGAGGCTCACGCTGTGGGATTTAATATGCAAAAGTGAATTAAACATGTGGTGCAAAATAAATCACAGCTCAGATTCAGAGGAGGGAGACAGGCCTTGAGATGGGAGTTGACAGGGAGCTCGGTGTGAACCCACGGGTGATGCGGCTCTCCCGTCGTCTTCGCTTCACTCCTCCACCAACCCACGGTCCATTTCTTTCCCAACCAAGGCGTCTCCCACAAGAAGGAGTGCCCCCAAGCCTGGTTAGCTCAGTAATAACCGCGGTGACGAGGGCCACGCCAGCTGTGGAGGGCTTAATCTGCACTAGAACTCACATACCTCTACCCTCACAAGTGTGCAAGATTGTACTGGCACAGTTTTActcaagaggaaactgaggctcataaAAGCGGAGTAACACCAAGCCAGTAAGGGGTTCAACCCGTTAGAGTGAGAGAGCCTTAGATAAGAAGGAAACTCAGACGCCTGCTCATCTAAACCACCACTCCCATttatgagatgggaaactgaggcccagaagggGAAGGGACTTGCTTAAGGCCATAGGTGAAATCCAGGTCTCCTGAATTCCAGCTTCACTCTCTTTCTGCTTCAAAAAGTCTTTCTGCTTGTGTCAGTTATCAGTTGCTGCCTCTCAGCTTCAAATTTACTCTTCAGTCCCTGATCTAGCATAGTGAGCAGAATTCCTTTAAGTATTTCTCCTTTCTGCGAGCTCAATGTTGTGCTTTCTCAGGAGAGGGCATGTTGCCGGAGGAAGGGGCTTCTGTCGGTTCCAGCAGCTCCCAGCAGTGTGGGTGCGAGTTCAGCCGGTGATGCTCTCTCCAGGCCCGCGGCCAGAACGCGTAGTCCTTCAGTGACCGCACAGCTCCACGGGCCTGGTGCCCACCTTCCATGGCCTCTCAGCTAGGACACCCATCTCACACCCACACCAGGGCCCACGCTCCCTCTGCATGCCCACATGCCCAGCCACTGGTAACAGCTCACTGTACCAGGGAGGGTGTTCGTGTTTGCCTGAAGACTGCATCACAGCTCTGGCCCGGGAAAAACCTTCAGCAGGCTGCAACCACACCTTCTCCCATGGGGTCGGAAGCCTCCTTGGGGAGGGGGCACCCTCCCAAGGCTGCCCTCCCTTGCGTACTTTCCCTCAGTTCTAGGATATCACATAGTGTCCCTTATCTTACAGTTACACTTTTATCAGAGTTTAATAGTATCTTATTGTACACTTGCCCTGTTTAAATCACTATGTGGTTTGTTTCCCGGTCTACCCCAGCTACTACACTACTGGTACCTGTCTTCTACGAGTAATCGATGCAACCCCTTTGGCCCCATTATCCTCATAAAATGCTTTCATGCCATGTGAGGCTGGTCCACAATTACAGGGACACAGCACGGTTCCTAGGCCAGCCCCATCCAGCTAATTCTTATTCTATGGAGGTCTTTTATTTAGAAATCTCTATGCTCAGTTCATCTTGGCCCACCCTACTCTCCCTTAAATGAAGAGAAGTTGCTATTTTCTTACCAATTCCATTAAAATCCCTGTGGATTATGTAGGGTTTTGCTTTATCTCAGCCATTCTTGACCCTGCCCCAGTGTATCTGTTAGAAAATGTATTCATCTACTAGAAACAGGGATCCAGAAAATAGTCAGCATTAAACCACTTAAAGGTTTATCTTTCTCTCGTGTAAGAGAAATCCGTATACAGGAAGTCTTGGCCATTATGTAGCTATACATACAAAGTTGTCAGATACCCCAGCTGCCTCTTTATTTTTGTTCCACCATCCACAGTGGCACAAGACTTCATCCTAAACGTTACCTCATGGCTACATGATGGCTGCTGGAGTTGCAGCTCATTAGAGTTACATTCCAGGGGATAAGAAAAAAGTGGGGAAGGAAGGTAAAGGGACTCCTGCTAGCTGAATAAACTCCCATCAAATAACTTTTCTTGAAGCTGCACACACCACTTCCACTCACATTTCTTTGGCCACCCTAATCTATAAGGTATGATAGAGACATAAAGCCAAACCACAGCAGCAGCCCCTTGTTACTAAGGAAGAATGGGAGACTGGCTCCTTGGATCCCTGGCAGATGACAGCCTCTGCCCCAACAAACAACCAGGAGATTTAATTGTGGACAGAAAAGGCCTAAGATGAGGGTTCCAGTCACTGGATCTCCTTTAGGAAGTCCCCTGGGGGCAAGGgcaggagggaagaggaagaggctCTCTTACCAGATACTTGTGCtttgaaaataattaagaatAGTAAAATAGCAATAGATTCTCACTGCAAATTTTCTAAAAcataaataatagaaaagaaaattaaaattccctTTAATTCCAtcatccaggaaaaaaaattcatcttTTGCACACTtacttctgggttttttttttcctggatataCGCAGAATATACTTTATATTCAAGTCTTTAGGCTATTTCTTGATCCTACTCTTATTTTATAAGCATTTTTCCCCAAAGGTCTCATTTTTAATGGCAGCACAACTTTCCATCATAATTATTTTCATCCATAATTAATGTCATTAATTCCCCATTGTTAGGCAGGCATTTAGATGGTTCCCACCTAAGTGATGCTGTGACAACAGACCCTGCACATAgatctttatctctttctctcattatttcctaaaaacaaatttCCAGTCTCACCAAGACAAAAGACATGGGcatttttaaggcttttgatatTGTGGTGGTCaattttatgtgtcaatttgGTTAGACTATACTCCCCAGCTGTTCATTCAAACACTAATCAAGGTGTTGCTGTGAAGGCACCTTGTAGATGTGATTATCATTCGttatcagttgactttaagtaaaggaggtTTTCCTAGATAAATGGGGTAAGCCTGTCAATCAGCTGAAAGGTCTTGAAGAACAGGcttcccaaaagaggaagaaattgcCTTATGGGCTACAACTTCAGCTAGTGCCAGGCAGCTCCAGTCTGCACTTCCTGAAGACTTGGCCTATGGCTAGCCTTGGCTAGCCAGCACCCACACCTTGTAAACCAATTCCAGGAAAGAGAGAGTGAGCAAGGAGGCAGAAAAGGAGggtggagggaagaaggaaggaaactgaATAAACTTATATCCTACCAGTTCATTCTCTGGTGGAGCCCTGACGGGCACATATATGTTTCGTCAAACTGTTCTCCCAGAAATCTGACCTAGAGTTTCACTCTCCACTCGGGTCTAGGAGCAACAGCGCGGGTTTCTGAGGCTCCCCTCCCACCTCCTTCAACATCCTCTCTCAACTTGCCCGCCTCAGCTTCCTCTCCCCGGTGCTCTCAAGAAACACAATGGAAAAGTTTATATTCTGAAATATCTTATCAGGTATTTAGCtctaagtactttttaaaaagtcaacataATTACTGTAGTCCCATTAAGTTTAATTTGCCGCAAATTATGCATTTAGCACGATGTTGGGGTTGCTTTGCTGGTTGGAGTGGAGAAAGGGTTTGGCTAGTTATAACAGGTGAGCTGGCGATAAAATCAGCCTGGTTAAGCAGCCTTGGGTCCTTCCTGAGGAAGGTGCTATTCCCAGCAGCCTGGACGCTTCTGGAATTGCACTGACACCCAGGGGACtaggggctgggagagggaggaggagggaagtgaCTGAATGGTTTACTGGACAGCCTGGGGCTAAAATCCTGGAGTGTCTGCAGAGCTGAAAGGCAGCCAGTGTGGCTGCTGAGCAGGTGGGCATGGGCTCCAGGCACCCCAGGTCAATCCCAGGGGTCCTTCTCCCAAAAGTCGAGGGGAACGGGTGACAGGTTTTGGGCAGGACTTTGCTGAAGTCAGATTTGCCTTTTGGGAAGCCTTTCTGACTGCATGGGGGGCTAGACAGGCGAGGTTGGAGGGACAGGAGGGAGACAGGGGGAGAGGGGCTGCATAGCCCCGAGTGGAGCATATCCCCCGGGTGTCTGCGTTCTCCTGCAGTTGAGGTGGGCAGCCTCTGACCGC
Above is a genomic segment from Dasypus novemcinctus isolate mDasNov1 chromosome 9, mDasNov1.1.hap2, whole genome shotgun sequence containing:
- the LOC101428124 gene encoding receptor-type tyrosine-protein phosphatase U-like, giving the protein MPKATVNYHQKKTHMMSAVDRSFTDQSTLQEDEQLGLSCMDAHGYSPRGDQRSGGVTEASSLLGGSPRRPCGRKGSPYHTGQLHPAVRVADLLQHINQMKTEGYGFKQEYEPRQNRSMDVLLPGHCLPLLISTHRDPNSYINVALTDVRIPLPAPSWGLREQG